GAAGATCCGCCAGCGCCTCCAGGAACCAGGATGAAGGGAGGGGGAGGAGCGCGCCGGCAAACAGGGGGCGCCCGACCTGCCATCTCTCACGAGCCACGGCCGGCTCAACATGGAAGCAGGGCTCCGCTTTCTCCATCAGGGCCGCCTGGAACTCGAGCAGGTCCCGTAAGAGCTCGAGCGCCTCCCGATATTGCGGCATCGCCTGAGCATAACGCTGAATGGCGGCGTATGCCGGGTCCAGAGACGAGTCACATCGAGCTGACATGGCTCACCCCGTCTCGGTGACCGGCTCATACTGGATGATGGGGAGGTAGCGGTTGGCCATGATGTACCCCAGCACGCCGGCGGACACAATGGCGATGGAGATGACAAACTCCATCGGGTGCGGGAAATAGGTCGTGCCGGGACGCGGCGCCAGAGCGATGAGGCTCACATTGAAGCGATTGAGCACTACCCCCAGCACCACCAACATCGCGCTCCAGAAGAGCGCCGTCCGGCTCCGTCGCACGGCCGGCAGCGCGAAGAGGATGAGGGGCACGAGTACACCGCCGATGACCTCCGCCAGAAACAGGACGCTGTACAAACCGCTGGAGAAGATCGCCCCGAACTCGCCCGCCACCAGCAGATCCCCCAGCCTGAACAGCAGATAGAGCCCGAGGATGTAAGGCAGCGCCCGGCCCAGGCCGGCCAGGATCTCCAGATCGATCGAATGCCCCAATCCCCTGCCTCCCAACGACGTCTCAACGATGACCATCGCCGGCCCCACGGCCACCGCTGATAGGAAGAAAAGGAACGGCAGGATGGGGGTAAACCACAACGGATGAATCTTATCCGGCATCAGCAACAGGGTAGAACCCAGCGATGACTGGTGCAGCGTGGAGAGGACGACACCGGCGATGACCAGCGGGATCTGGATGGCCCGGATCAGGCGCAACGGAGCCTCCAGGTTGAAACGCTCAAAGACGCAGGGGCTGAACTCTAAAGCCAGGACGATGGTATAGAGCAACACGCACCAACCCACCTCAAAGAGAGGAGAGTGCAGGTTCCAATAGATGAGGATATGCCAGATACGCCAAGGCTGCCCCA
The window above is part of the Chloroflexota bacterium genome. Proteins encoded here:
- the hybB gene encoding Ni/Fe-hydrogenase cytochrome b subunit; the encoded protein is MKAERRPFPVVSTSILGILIVIGLVVAIIRYMNGLGAVTNLSDGRAWGLWISFDLYCGVALAAGGFTLTAAVYIFNLKKYYPIVRSAILTAFLGYLMVIVALLVDLGQPWRIWHILIYWNLHSPLFEVGWCVLLYTIVLALEFSPCVFERFNLEAPLRLIRAIQIPLVIAGVVLSTLHQSSLGSTLLLMPDKIHPLWFTPILPFLFFLSAVAVGPAMVIVETSLGGRGLGHSIDLEILAGLGRALPYILGLYLLFRLGDLLVAGEFGAIFSSGLYSVLFLAEVIGGVLVPLILFALPAVRRSRTALFWSAMLVVLGVVLNRFNVSLIALAPRPGTTYFPHPMEFVISIAIVSAGVLGYIMANRYLPIIQYEPVTETG